Proteins encoded by one window of Venturia canescens isolate UGA chromosome 2, ASM1945775v1, whole genome shotgun sequence:
- the LOC122407089 gene encoding probable sodium/potassium/calcium exchanger CG1090 isoform X2, with product MRNRPRRLTRREKWPLHLGLFLLYVFIQLVASSTTRTPSTGKASTESYTTERTRTTSIGSNDLVADSSRKEDKNESESNKPQMNEVKDEKTATTTKEPTTTKLPKVGEPMSEQAKDSAKVQSKHKENEKNEPPTTKGSPDVTTSAPSTPSTTPSSEAHPTWRPRRPSNCSAPAIEQFPNPIIGPVARKHGGLIIHVLIAVYTFLGLAIVCDDYFVSSLDRICEELRLSPDVAGATFMAAGSSAPELATVIIGVFFAQDDIGVSGVIGSAVFNIMFVISVCGLCTTTVSKLNWWPLCRDSFFYFISILVMLGTIYNDSISWAESLLMLVTYVIYCVALSYNARLERWAKSFNIPFLPKDDEPAEESALVSYRSLQEDRLSYTGPNSPVTEQVKSQEGGGLPEVGEQQPPPPKQPEYYKAKEPDPNEVSPLERPVDASKWVLFTWGLVYPIHYMCRKTMPDCRQEKWRSWYPFTFCISMIWISFYSYLMVWMITIIGSTLGIPDTVMGLTFVAAGVSVPDALSSLAVIKEGLGDMAVSNAVGSNVFDILVCLGLPWFIQTALIKPGSHVNVTSRGLIYSTVSLLSTVVFLVVATHLNGWKLDRRYGVVLMAWYLIFIVFASLYELNIFGEMNPPTCDSSF from the exons ATGAGAAACCGACCACGACGTTTGACCCGTCGTGAAAAATGGCCTCTCCACCTCGGCCTCTTCCTTCTCTACGTTTTCATACAACTGGTCGCTTCTTCGACGACGAGAACACCGAGCACGGGAAAAGCGAGCACGGAATCTTACACGACGGAAAGAACACGTACAACGAGTATAGGGTCCAATGATCTGGTCGCGGATTCCTCCagaaaagaagataaaaatgagagcGAGAGCAACAAGCCTCAGATGAACGAggtgaaagatgaaaaaacggCAACGACGACCAAAGAACCAACTACGACGAAACTTCCAAAAGTCGGGGAACCGATGAGCGAACAGGCGAAAGACTCGGCGAAAGTTCAATCGAAGCACAAGGAAAATGAGAAGAATGAACCTCCGACGACGAAAGGCTCGCCGGACGTCACGACC TCAGCTCCGAGCACTCCCTCGACTACTCCGTCCAGCGAGGCTCATCCAACGTGGAGACCTCGGCGTCCTTCAAATTGTTCAGCACCGGCGATCGAACAATTTCCAAATCCAATTATCGGTCCAGTTGCGAGAAAACACGGAGGTCTCATTATTCACGTGCTCATTGCTGTTTACACGTTTCTCGGTTTAGCTATCGTTTGCGACGATTACTTCGTCTCCAGCCTCGATCGTATTTGCGAAG AGTTGAGATTATCGCCAGACGTTGCTGGCGCAACTTTCATGGCTGCCGGGTCCTCGGCCCCGGAATTAGCGACCGTTATTATTGGAGTCTTTTTCGCCCAAGATGATATCGGA GTCAGTGGTGTTATCGGCAGCGCTGTATTCAACATAATGTTCGTTATTTCGGTCTGCGGATTATGCACAACTACCGTTTCCAAGCTCAATTGGTGGCCACTCTGTCGTGACTCCTTCTTCTATTTCATATCGATCCTCGTCATGCTCGGCACTATTTACAACGACAGTATCTCTTG GGCCGAGTCGTTGCTTATGCTGGTGACATACGTTATTTATTGTGTCGCTCTGTCGTACAACGCGCGTCTCGAGCGTTGGGCCAAGTCCTTCAACATTCCCTTCCTCCCGAAGGATGACGAGCCTGCGGAGGAAAGTGCACTCGTGAGTTATCGTTCGCTCCAAGAGGACAGGCTATCATACACCGGTCCGAATTCTCCGGTTACGGAGCAAGTCAAGAGTCAGGAAG GTGGCGGCTTACCGGAAGTTGGTGAACAGCAACCACCGCCGCCGAAGCAGCCTGAGTATTACAAGGCGAAAGAGCCTGACCCTAATGAAGTTTCGCCGTTGGAGAGGCCAGTAGACGCGAGCAAATGGGTACTTTTTACATGGGGTCTCGTTTATCCGATTCACTACATGTGCAGAAAAACGATGCCTGATTGTCGACAAGAAAAATGGCGGAGCTGGTATCCATTCACATTCTGCATTTCCATGATATGGATCAGTTTTTACAGTTATCTCATGGTCTGGATGATTACCATAATCG GTAGCACACTGGGAATCCCAGACACTGTGATGGGTCTGACCTTCGTGGCAGCTGGTGTCAGCGTACCCGACGCGCTGTCATCATTGGCCGTGATAAAAGAGGGTTTAGGTGACATGGCAGTGAGCAACGCCGTTGGTAGTAACGTCTTCGACATTCTTGTTTGTCTTGGTCTTCCCTGGTTCATCCAAACTGCCCTCATTAAACCAGGCTCTCATGTCAACGTTACGAGCAGAG GTTTAATTTATTCCACGGTCTCTCTTCTCTCGACCGTGGTCTTCCTCGTAGTAGCGACTCATCTGAACGGTTGGAAACTCGATCGAAGATACGGTGTCGTGCTGATGGCATGGTACCTCATTTTCATAGTATTCGCTTCGCTCTACGAGCTCAACATCTTCGGTGAAATGAATCCACCGACGTGCGACAGCTCCTTTTAG
- the LOC122407089 gene encoding probable sodium/potassium/calcium exchanger CG1090 isoform X1, which produces MSTVSVSGAEMTSAPPSSRGETMRNRPRRLTRREKWPLHLGLFLLYVFIQLVASSTTRTPSTGKASTESYTTERTRTTSIGSNDLVADSSRKEDKNESESNKPQMNEVKDEKTATTTKEPTTTKLPKVGEPMSEQAKDSAKVQSKHKENEKNEPPTTKGSPDVTTSAPSTPSTTPSSEAHPTWRPRRPSNCSAPAIEQFPNPIIGPVARKHGGLIIHVLIAVYTFLGLAIVCDDYFVSSLDRICEELRLSPDVAGATFMAAGSSAPELATVIIGVFFAQDDIGVSGVIGSAVFNIMFVISVCGLCTTTVSKLNWWPLCRDSFFYFISILVMLGTIYNDSISWAESLLMLVTYVIYCVALSYNARLERWAKSFNIPFLPKDDEPAEESALVSYRSLQEDRLSYTGPNSPVTEQVKSQEGGGLPEVGEQQPPPPKQPEYYKAKEPDPNEVSPLERPVDASKWVLFTWGLVYPIHYMCRKTMPDCRQEKWRSWYPFTFCISMIWISFYSYLMVWMITIIGSTLGIPDTVMGLTFVAAGVSVPDALSSLAVIKEGLGDMAVSNAVGSNVFDILVCLGLPWFIQTALIKPGSHVNVTSRGLIYSTVSLLSTVVFLVVATHLNGWKLDRRYGVVLMAWYLIFIVFASLYELNIFGEMNPPTCDSSF; this is translated from the exons GGAGAAACGATGAGAAACCGACCACGACGTTTGACCCGTCGTGAAAAATGGCCTCTCCACCTCGGCCTCTTCCTTCTCTACGTTTTCATACAACTGGTCGCTTCTTCGACGACGAGAACACCGAGCACGGGAAAAGCGAGCACGGAATCTTACACGACGGAAAGAACACGTACAACGAGTATAGGGTCCAATGATCTGGTCGCGGATTCCTCCagaaaagaagataaaaatgagagcGAGAGCAACAAGCCTCAGATGAACGAggtgaaagatgaaaaaacggCAACGACGACCAAAGAACCAACTACGACGAAACTTCCAAAAGTCGGGGAACCGATGAGCGAACAGGCGAAAGACTCGGCGAAAGTTCAATCGAAGCACAAGGAAAATGAGAAGAATGAACCTCCGACGACGAAAGGCTCGCCGGACGTCACGACC TCAGCTCCGAGCACTCCCTCGACTACTCCGTCCAGCGAGGCTCATCCAACGTGGAGACCTCGGCGTCCTTCAAATTGTTCAGCACCGGCGATCGAACAATTTCCAAATCCAATTATCGGTCCAGTTGCGAGAAAACACGGAGGTCTCATTATTCACGTGCTCATTGCTGTTTACACGTTTCTCGGTTTAGCTATCGTTTGCGACGATTACTTCGTCTCCAGCCTCGATCGTATTTGCGAAG AGTTGAGATTATCGCCAGACGTTGCTGGCGCAACTTTCATGGCTGCCGGGTCCTCGGCCCCGGAATTAGCGACCGTTATTATTGGAGTCTTTTTCGCCCAAGATGATATCGGA GTCAGTGGTGTTATCGGCAGCGCTGTATTCAACATAATGTTCGTTATTTCGGTCTGCGGATTATGCACAACTACCGTTTCCAAGCTCAATTGGTGGCCACTCTGTCGTGACTCCTTCTTCTATTTCATATCGATCCTCGTCATGCTCGGCACTATTTACAACGACAGTATCTCTTG GGCCGAGTCGTTGCTTATGCTGGTGACATACGTTATTTATTGTGTCGCTCTGTCGTACAACGCGCGTCTCGAGCGTTGGGCCAAGTCCTTCAACATTCCCTTCCTCCCGAAGGATGACGAGCCTGCGGAGGAAAGTGCACTCGTGAGTTATCGTTCGCTCCAAGAGGACAGGCTATCATACACCGGTCCGAATTCTCCGGTTACGGAGCAAGTCAAGAGTCAGGAAG GTGGCGGCTTACCGGAAGTTGGTGAACAGCAACCACCGCCGCCGAAGCAGCCTGAGTATTACAAGGCGAAAGAGCCTGACCCTAATGAAGTTTCGCCGTTGGAGAGGCCAGTAGACGCGAGCAAATGGGTACTTTTTACATGGGGTCTCGTTTATCCGATTCACTACATGTGCAGAAAAACGATGCCTGATTGTCGACAAGAAAAATGGCGGAGCTGGTATCCATTCACATTCTGCATTTCCATGATATGGATCAGTTTTTACAGTTATCTCATGGTCTGGATGATTACCATAATCG GTAGCACACTGGGAATCCCAGACACTGTGATGGGTCTGACCTTCGTGGCAGCTGGTGTCAGCGTACCCGACGCGCTGTCATCATTGGCCGTGATAAAAGAGGGTTTAGGTGACATGGCAGTGAGCAACGCCGTTGGTAGTAACGTCTTCGACATTCTTGTTTGTCTTGGTCTTCCCTGGTTCATCCAAACTGCCCTCATTAAACCAGGCTCTCATGTCAACGTTACGAGCAGAG GTTTAATTTATTCCACGGTCTCTCTTCTCTCGACCGTGGTCTTCCTCGTAGTAGCGACTCATCTGAACGGTTGGAAACTCGATCGAAGATACGGTGTCGTGCTGATGGCATGGTACCTCATTTTCATAGTATTCGCTTCGCTCTACGAGCTCAACATCTTCGGTGAAATGAATCCACCGACGTGCGACAGCTCCTTTTAG